One genomic region from Gossypium hirsutum isolate 1008001.06 chromosome D13, Gossypium_hirsutum_v2.1, whole genome shotgun sequence encodes:
- the LOC107920569 gene encoding uncharacterized protein: protein MGDNKELTPSKYDMNAKWDACIDLTLRRFVYSSLAGAFGGLLFFRSPVTRWASVAFGAGIGIGSAYTDCSSLFGGYSPKLAPPKLDDAPAPKEQVE, encoded by the exons ATGGGGGATAACAAGGAATTGACGCCGTCAAAGTATGACATGAACGCAAAATGGGACGCCTGCATCGATCTCACTCTCCGCCGCTTCGTTTATTCATCCTTGGCTGGCGCTTTTGGTGGCCTCCTTTTCTTCA GGAGTCCAGTGACTCGATGGGCATCTGTAGCTTTTGGTGCTGGGATTGGGATTGGATCTGCATACACTGATTGTTCTAGTCTTTTTGGTGGATATTCTCCGAAGTTGGCTCCTCCTAAGCTTGATGATGCTCCTGCACCCAAG gAGCAAGTGGAGTGA